A portion of the Sabethes cyaneus chromosome 3, idSabCyanKW18_F2, whole genome shotgun sequence genome contains these proteins:
- the LOC128741610 gene encoding probable G-protein coupled receptor No18 produces MAIVSVIPVANLTSSSDNGGNGTTNGTVGGNGDDGGGAVGGATTVGGCPRPDDTLYPSMFGIDLAVPQWEAIATALVLTLIIIITIVGNVLVILSVFTYKPLRIVQNFFIVSLAVADLTVAILVLPFNVAYSILGRWEFGIHVCKMWLTSDVLCCTASILNLCAIALDRYWAITDPINYAQKRTLERVLALIAGVWVLSLVISSPPLIGWNDWPEEFSSEFPCQLTSNQGYVIYSSLGSFYIPLIIMTIVYIEIYIATRRRLRERAQASKINTLASRSIGVASDKEMATTQNNPRDRESISSETNHNEHPNHSTSSSSTDHRSQRKRKKKAKEKKEAKVAAKRAKQAAESQLRLALRDEDSVTECPAENSSLCEGKANCDIKSVIDPNGTAATGAGAADVATDGEDGATNPTIANTTNGGSGGGASDKKPHKKAIISLPNRGRMKQSFRKAGGINQFIEEKQKISLSKERRAARTLGIIMGVFVVCWLPFFLMYVILPFCPSCCPTNKLINFITWLGYINSALNPIIYTIFNLDYRRAFKRLLGIKP; encoded by the coding sequence ATGGCAATTGTATCAGTGATACCAGTGGCCAACCTTACAAGCTCCAGCGACAATGGTGGTAATGGGACAACGAATGGAACCGTCGGTGGCAATGGAGACGACGGGGGAGGTGCAGTTGGAGGGGCAACCACGGTTGGTGGTTGCCCTCGACCGGATGACACGTTATATCCGAGCATGTTCGGAATTGACCTCGCCGTACCCCAGTGGGAAGCGATTGCTACCGCACTCGTACTGacactcatcatcatcatcaccatcgtcGGTAATGTGCTTGTCATTCTCAGTGTGTTCACGTACAAACCGCTCCGGATAGTGCAAAACTTCTTCATCGTGTCACTGGCGGTTGCCGATCTGACGGTCGCCATCCTCGTGCTACCCTTCAACGTGGCCTATTCTATACTGGGACGGTGGGAGTTCGGCATCCATGTCTGTAAGATGTGGCTCACCTCCGACGTCCTGTGCTGTACGGCTTCTATCCTTAATCTTTGTGCGATAGCGCTAGATCGATACTGGGCAATAACCGATCCGATTAATTATGCCCAAAAACGAACCCTGGAACGAGTGCTGGCACTGATTGCCGGTGTGTGGGTTTTGTCGCTGGTCATCAGTTCACCACCGTTGATCGGTTGGAACGACTGGCCGGAAGAATTTTCCAGCGAGTTCCCATGTCAATTAACTAGCAATCAGGGCTACGTCATCTACTCCTCCCTCGGATCATTCTACATCCCGTTGATCATCATGACAATTGTATACATCGAAATTTATATAGCCACTCGGCGGCGGCTCCGGGAGAGAGCTCAGGCGTCCAAAATCAATACTTTGGCCAGTAGGAGCATTGGGGTAGCGAGCGACAAGGAGATGGCCACAACACAGAACAACCCGCGGGACCGGGAATCAATTAGTAGTGAAacaaaccacaacgaacatccAAACCATAGCACCAGCAGCAGTAGTACCGATCACCGGTCCCAGCGGAAACGAAAGAAGAAGGCTAAGGAGAAAAAAGAAGCCAAAGTAGCGGCCAAACGTGCCAAACAGGCAGCGGAGAGTCAGCTCCGATTAGCGCTTCGGGATGAAGATTCCGTAACGGAATGTCCGGCGGAAAATTCGTCACTCTGCGAGGGCAAAGCAAACTGTGATATCAAATCGGTCATCGATCCGAACGGAACGGCGGCAACCGGTGCCGGTGCGGCGGATGTGGCGACCGACGGCGAGGATGGTGCCACTAATCCAACTATCGCCAATACAACCAACGGCGGCAGCGGTGGCGGCGCTAGTGATAAAAAGCCACACAAAAAGGCAATTATATCCCTACCGAACCGGGGGCGGATGAAACAGTCGTTCCGGAAAGCCGGCGGCATTAATCAGTTTATCGAGGAAAAGCAGAAAATCTCCCTGTCGAAGGAGCGACGGGCGGCGCGGACGCTCGGCATCATCATGGGTGTGTTTGTGGTCTGCTGGCTGCCGTTCTTCCTAATGTACGTGATACTGCCGTTCTGTCCGTCGTGCTGTCCGACAAATAAGTTAATTAATTTTATCACATGGCTCGGTTACATCAACTCCGCTCTAAATCCCATTATTTACACAATATTCAATTTGGATTATAGACGCGCATTCAAGCGGCTGCTGGGAATCAAGCCGTAA